The following are encoded in a window of Eschrichtius robustus isolate mEscRob2 chromosome 1, mEscRob2.pri, whole genome shotgun sequence genomic DNA:
- the GPR65 gene encoding psychosine receptor — MNSTCIEEQHDLDHYLFPIVYIFVVIVSIPANIGSLCVSFLQAKKENELGIYLFSLSLSDLLYALTLPLWIDYTWNKDNWTFSPALCKWSAFFMYMNFYSSTAFLTCIAIDRYLAVVYPLKFSFLRSRRCAFMVSLFIWILETIFNAVILWEDETAVEYCDATKSNFTLCYDKYPLEKWQIRFNFARTCVGYMIPLVIIMACNQKVYKAVQQNQATENREKKRIIKLLVSITLTFILCFTPFHVMLLIRSVLEHDMNLDEHMFDHNKPGKQSYKIYRITVALTSLNCVADPILYCFVTETGRSDMWNVFRVFTEKLNKSKRRGKSILSMSTKDTVELDILE, encoded by the coding sequence atgaacagcaCATGTATTGAAGAACAGCATGACTTGGACCACTATTTGTTTCCAATTGTTTACATCTTTGTGGTAATAGTCAGCATTCCAGCCAACATCGGTTCTCTATGTGTGTCTTTTCTGCaagcaaagaaggaaaatgaattaGGCATTTATCTCTTCAGTTTATCCTTATCGGATCTGCTGTATGCCTTAACTCTCCCTCTATGGATTGATTATACTTGGAATAAAGACAACTGGACATTCTCTCCTGCCCTGTGCAAATGGAGTGCCTTCTTCATGTACATGAACTTTTACAGTAGCACAGCTTTCCTCACCTGCATCGCGATTGATCGGTATTTAGCAGTTGTCTACCctttgaagttttcttttctaAGGTCAAGAAGATGTGCGTTCATGGTGAGCCTTTTCATCTGGATATTGGAGACCATCTTCAATGCTGTCATTCTGTGGGAAGACGAAACAGCtgttgaatattgtgatgccacaaAGTCTAACTTTACTTTATGCTACGACAAATATCCTCTGGAGAAATGGCAAATCAGGTTTAACTTTGCTAGGACGTGTGTAGGCTATATGATACCTCTGGTCATCATAATGGCTTGCAACCAGAAAGTCTACAAAGCTGTGCAGCAAAATCAAGCCACAGAAAACAGGGAAAAGAAGAGAATCATAAAACTACTTGTTAGTATCACGTTGACGTTTATCTTGTGTTTTACTCCCTTTCATGTGATGTTGCTGATTCGCAGCGTTTTAGAGCATGATATGAACTTAGATGAACATATGTTTGACCATAACAAGCCTGGGAAGCAGAGTTATAAAATCTATAGAATCACAGTTGCATTAACAAGTTTAAATTGTGTTGCTGATCcaattctgtactgttttgtaactgAAACAGGAAGATCGGATATGTGGAATGTATTCAGAGTCTTTACCGAGAAGCTTAATAAATCAAAAAGACGAGGAAAAAGCATACTTTCTATGTCTACAAAAGATACTGTGGAATTAGACATCCTGGAATAG